The following proteins are co-located in the Hevea brasiliensis isolate MT/VB/25A 57/8 chromosome 11, ASM3005281v1, whole genome shotgun sequence genome:
- the LOC131170325 gene encoding protein DOG1-like 4, which produces MSFSGRGSPYLQSVTRPLTPTIDSLLHISPLENAYSWVTESKPSSVFKLVYSIRINGVPSSSLVELTQEHMRKIEALRVKIRLEEEKVERQQVTIADRKMAELVRLVLQVKNGEQVRQAEGLV; this is translated from the exons ATGTCCTTCTCCGGGAGAGGCTCTCCCTATTTGCAAAGCGTCACTCGTCCCTTGACACCCACCATTGACTCATTGCTACAC ATTTCCCCTTTAGAGAATGCTTATTCTTGGGTTACTGAGTCGAAACCTTCATCAGTGTTTAAACTGGTTTACTCAATAAGGATAAATGGTGTTCCTAGTTCAAGTTTGGTTGAATTGACACAAGAACATATGAGAAAGATTGAGGCTTTGAGGGTGAAAATAAGGTTAGAAGAGGAGAAGGTGGAGAGGCAACAAGTGACTATAGCAGATAGGAAGATGGCAGAGTTGGTGAGGTTGGTGCTTCAAGTGAAGAATGGGGAGCAAGTGAGGCAGGCAGAGGGACTGGTGTAG